In Anaerolineales bacterium, a single window of DNA contains:
- a CDS encoding DNA recombination/repair protein RecA, protein MQDALTAIRKQYGEGAVMRLGEARHLAVEVIPTGSLALDLALGVGGIPRGRVT, encoded by the coding sequence TTGCAGGATGCGCTGACCGCGATCCGCAAGCAGTACGGGGAGGGGGCGGTGATGCGGCTGGGGGAGGCGCGGCATCTGGCGGTGGAGGTGATTCCGACGGGGTCGTTGGCGCTGGACCTGGCGCTGGGGGTCGGGGGGATACCGCGGGGGCGGGTGACGGA